A DNA window from Vigna angularis cultivar LongXiaoDou No.4 chromosome 1, ASM1680809v1, whole genome shotgun sequence contains the following coding sequences:
- the LOC108320910 gene encoding auxin-responsive protein IAA8: MSPPLLVTEDEGQNNASMVASASSPSMECFTPHEARLKERNYLGLSDCSSVESSTVPNLSGEKKNMNLKATELRLGLPGSQSPERDPDIFPLTSAKLDEKPLFPLLPTKDGIFTLSQKTVVSGNKRGFADTMDTEFPGNAGINMMLSPKPSGILPTIVKEVSSKVLQERPAAANGTGLNHTGASISGSAPASKAQVVGWPPIRSFRKNSLATTSKNNDEIDGKPCPAALFVKVSMDGAPYLRKVDLRNYTTYQELSSALEKMFSCFTLGQCGSHGVPGREILSESKLKDLLHGSEYVLTYEDKDGDWMLVGDVPWDMFIDTCKRLKIMKGSDAIGLAPRAMEKSRSRS; this comes from the exons ATGTCTCCGCCTCTGTTGGTTACTGAAGATGAAGGGCAGAACAATGCCTCAATGGTAGCGTCTGCATCTTCACCATCCATGGAGTGTTTCACCCCACATGAGGCTAGATTGAAAGAACGCAATTACCTGGGATTGTCAGATTGCTCTTCGGTGGAAAGTTCTACTGTCCCGAACTTGTCTGGTGAGAAAAAgaacatgaatttgaaggcTACTGAGTTGAGGCTGGGCCTTCCTGGATCCCAGTCACCTGAAAGGGATCCAGATATTTTCCCATTGACCTCAGCAAAACTTGACGAGAAACCACTGTTCCCTTTGCTTCCTACAAAGGATGGAATCTTCACATTGTCCCAGAAAACTGTGGTCTCCGGCAACAAAAGAGGTTTTGCTGACACGATGGACACTGAG TTTCCTGGAAATGCAGGGATAAACATGATGCTATCACCTAAACCTTCTGGGATTCTGCCAACCATAGTGAAAGAAGTATCCAGCAAGGTTTTACAGGAACGTCCTGCTGCAGCAAATGGAACTGGTCTTAACCATACAGGAGCTTCTATCAGTGGCAGTGCACCTGCTTCCAA GGCACAAGTTGTTGGTTGGCCTCCTATAAGGTCATTTAGGAAGAACTCATTGGCCACCACTTCAAAGAACAATGATGAAATAGATGGAAAACCATGTCCAGCCGCACTCTTTGTGAAGGTCAGCATGGATGGTGCTCCCTATCTGAGGAAAGTAGATCTAAGAAATTATACAACATACCAGGAACTGTCTTCTGCCCTTGAGAAGATGTTCAGCTGTTTCACTCTAG gtcaATGTGGTTCCCATGGAGTGCCAGGAAGAGAAATCTTGAGTGAGAGCAAGCTGAAGGACCTCCTGCATGGTTCGGAATATGTACTTACTTATGAAGATAAAGATGGTGACTGGATGCTTGTTGGAGATGTACCATGGGA TATGTTCATTGACACATGCAAAAGGCTTAAAATCATGAAGGGTTCTGATGCCATTGGCTTAG CTCCAAGGGCCATGGAAAAATCCAGGAGCAGGAGCTAG